aaaacatcttaatgattgtTTCAAttgactggagttgtgtggattactgtgatatttttatcagctgtttggactctcattctgacatcCCCAATTCACTGCAGAGGACTTCTTCgtgagaaagtgatgtaatgttaaattttgccaaatctgttccgatgaaAAAACAAGCTactctacatcttggatagcctgagggtgagcacattttcagcagattttcatttttgcctGAACTCTTCCTTTCAGTATTGTATTTTCCCAAAGCAAATATGAGTCAAAACCTCACACACATTGAATTGGTACCCATTGAGGCTGATTCAGCATTAACAACCATGATGCTACATAAAATCAGGATTGAATTTGTTTGGTCAATGTTATCCGCAACCTATTATCAACAAATTCACACTGTTAACTGGTTATCTATTCAGCTGAAATGTTTCCAAAATGCTAACTAAATCTAACACACAGTGTTCAACACCtcaactagtaaaaaaaaaaaaaaaatcaaccaaaatcaatatttcattgaGGCTGTGAGTTCAGTGCATAGTGACGTCTATGCAATTATATAGAGATAGCCTAAGCTCAGATGGCTATTGATTAAGGTTACAATGAACCTTGAAGAATAGAATGTCAGTAAACATTACAATTTACAACTTCCTGAaaatattgtgcattttttttccACTGAATTTGATTATTTACAAAtatgttttaaagggatagttcacccaaaaataaatgttttgtcattaattactcaccctcgtgtcttttaaacctgtaagaccttcattcatcttcgcaacacaaattaagacatttttgatgaattccgagagctttctgactttcATAGACAGCAGAGTGCAAGTAaaacgttcaaggtccagaaaggtagtaaggacactgttaaaatagtccatgttacatcagtggttcaacaataatattatgaagctttgagaatactttcttgtgtgcaaagaaaagaaaaattacgactttattcaacaactgTAAACacgtgtcgaagactgacattgaaaagaagaaattgttgaatgaagtggttatttttcttttctttgcacacaaaaagtattctcgtagcttcataaaatttcgaatgaatcactgatgtcacatggactgttttaatgatgtccttgctacctttctaggcctttaATGTAAAATGTCTATTGCTTTCTATgcaagggtcagaaagctctcagatttcatcaaaaatatcttaatttgtgaaccgtagatgaaggtcttatgggtttgaagcGACAAggcggtgagtaattaatgacagaattttcatttttctgtgaactatccctttaaaattgtCCCATGAGAGGCCACAACTGACCAAATGTTCAGTTCATTTCTAAGATGCTCTGACATTTACTAACTTGGAAGAATGGCTGATCACATTACAGTACTCCGTCATTGGGTTTGGGCTTGGATCAGGATTCATGCTGTTGTGAGTTCTACGAACTTCTCTGAAATCAAAGCAATTCAATGTTTAACATGTCTGAGTAACAGTACTGAGAATGTTATTGCATTAGTTGTTTTCTCTTCACATTAAGTAAAGAAGTTTATCTGTTTTGCTAGTGCTGGAATTGAAAAGCCTGTCATTAAAGTAGTGATGTTGTTGTTAAAAAAATACTTctagtactaaaaaaataaacgACCAAAGCATGTTCACATCCCGAAAAAATAGTAGAGTGACACAGCGAATAAGGAATGACAGGGTTTACAGTATTGGTGTATTGGCATCAAAATGCATCCCTACATGAGACTGGATAACGTGGAAGCCTGGAAGATCCGTCACTTTCCCTGGGAGATAATAACCGTGTTACCGTGATTACTGATGATGTCTTCATATTGTGGTGGAGGCTCTGCTTCAATCTGTATATCTGTATGGCCCACAGCTTCCTCGTATGAAGGGGGCGGGTCACCCCGACTGCCCCGCCCAGGTGTGAGGTCAGCACCTGGGTAGGCAGGGCTACTGTGGGCACTGATCTCTGAGTGAGGACTGATGTCAGGATGGTAGTCCCGACCCCATTGGTCCATTGACACCACTGATAGGGTTGTGTCTCTTTGTGGACGCCCAATGGCAGGGCTCTGCTGGGATCTTTTGCGCGAGTGGCATCTCCAAACAGTGATGGAAACCGCAGCAATGAGCAGCAAAACCAGCAGCAGGGGTAAGATCAGGTACAGGGAATGAACGCCACCGGCGATGGACTCCAGCCCTCCAGGCCTGGGGCTGCTCTCACGCTGGTACTCCTCCCAGAACCGCCTCTGTAAGGGTGGAAAAAAAAGCAGTGTTAGATAAGGACATTGTctgcataaatgtaaataataagcAAAACAAACTCGTTTGTACTGAAAACAAAAACCACTCCCTCTTTAATGTCGTCAAGACCAATAACCAAGGCTTGGCACAGCAACACAAAGCAATGACTGTGCACCATACAGAACTGAACTGAGAATGCCTTTACAATTCAGTTCCCGAATTTGAACTGAGGTAGCAAACAAAATGATGgtttcagtttgtcaaaataaatgGAAAGAGAGAACGACAGACAGATTGAAAAGAGACCTATAGAAATTTCTACCttatctcatgacgaaaacgcacctgtgggaacatttttgcaagacgcaaaatactTACAAATAAGTGCATAttacttgtaattgttttcttaCACAgttattacagctccatatgtttcgcttttcaGATGTAACAACAAAAAActtaccatatgtacattcatctgttccggggaaaaAAATGAGTGGACACTcattggacatttcacatcgaatatgtcacaaatTAAAAATTGTAAGAAGAATTTACTATACTGCAACAAATGTAGGGCATACTAGACAATGAAGTGCTCTTCCACCCTCGTCCAGAAAAATTAATTTCTTAACCTGATCTCATAACAAACCGTACCTGTGGAAAGTTTTTCGCAAGACGCAGAATATGTACCGCCATGTACGTATTCCGCGTCTTGCGAAAaacttcccacaggtacgttttcatttGTTGCAGTATAGTaaatttttcttacaatttttaattttatattcaaattCATGATTTATTAGGAAGCTAATTATTCAATTCTGAactttttaatgaatcagaaTAAAACTGAATTAGTGATATGACTAACAATATGAAGGTTTTGCACCAAAATaaagttttactgtaaaaaaaaaaaattattatcgtattattttctttatttcatttaatattttttatttaaatgtgaccctggaccataaaaccagtcttaagtagcaaatgtatttttttagaaatagccaaaaatacactgtataggtcaaacttattattcttttatgccagaaatcattaggtaaagatcatgttccaagaagacattttgtaaatttcccaccgtaaatatatcaaaacttaatttctgattagtaatatgcattgctaaaaactttaaaggcgattttctcaatattttgatttttttgcatccccagattccagatttctgAATTGTTGTATCTCTTGAGATATATATAGCTGTATAGCtgtatatatctcaatttcagagaccattatgactggttttgtggtccagggtcaaaaataataataatcacaattaTATTCACATTTagtattagttaaaaaaaatggccaaatgtgaccctggatcacaaaaccagtcatagagTCATTTTgttgaaatttagatttatacatcatctgaaagctgaatataagCTTTTCATCGaggtattgtttgttaggatatgacattATTTGGCTgggatacagctatttgaaaatctggaatctgagggtggaaaaaatttaaaatagtgagaaaatcgcttttaaagttgtccaaataaagttcttagcaatgcatattactaatcaaaaattaaattttaatatatttacagttggaaattgactaaatatcttcttGGGACATGATccttacttgatatcctaatgatttttggcataaaagaaaaatcaataattttgacccatataatgtattgttggctactgctacaaatatacccgtgctacttatgactggttttgtggtcaagggtcacaaatgTGCATGTTTGCATATttacaaacaagcacagcaagcctgtagtcatttttatttattttgaatcgcAATCATTAGAGAGAGGGAAAaaatgcaattataatttttcctTCCAAATTCAGCCCTACCCTGGACTCAACAAATGCACACATTGCGTTATAACATACTGACTTTATCATTGTTCTGTTATTTTGTATAAACAGTGTAAACGCCCACAAGCACACAACTCAAACATTCTTAATCTGAATGACTCATAATTAACCATCCTGAGAAAAGTGTACCCGCTTTCCTGTTGACAAAGCTGACTTCCTGCCTAGAGGAAATGCCACGGCATGGAATGACTGAGAGGAAGTTATGTTCAAGTTCATGCAAAAACACAAGCACGCATCTACCCCAAACTCACCGTTTTCTCGTCATTCTCAAACGCCTCCCTGGCTTCTTCATAATTGCAGATTTCCTCCCTGCATTCTCGCTGGATGTTCCCTTGTTTCATCTCCTCCAAGAAGAAGTTTGCTCTCGGGAGCCTCCGCAGCACCGAGTGCGCGGTATCTGCTGGCAGGAACACTGACGGAGATACAAACAATAAGCATACAGCACAGAAACAAGAAGGGGGGCTATGACCGACAAAGTGATTTCTTTGAAATGCGGGCACAGGGAGTTtgtgaaagagtagcctactgtTACTCAGCAttgagagtgggagaaataaaaCAGATGCTACATTGTGATCCATAATTATCTGATTAGGCATGGATTGAATATTACAGGCGCTATGTAGGCCAAGACCCCTGTTGATAAGCTGTGACTAATACTAATTggaaaatactgacagaaagATGCATCACCTTTACGTGACATCCATGATATCACAAGCtggctcagcacacacacacacccactaCATATCTTAGCAACCTTAAGAAACACAAAAGGCATCCTTGAAAATATCACATAGAAAGTATTAAAAGACTCACCGGCTCCCATGATTCCTGCAGCCTTTCAAAGGGAAACTGGACCTTGGGAACGACAGAACATAAAACCAGATTTCAACAACGACCACCCATTTACAGTATATCACTTGTGCTTTTGCATTTTTAGTTTTTCAAAGTCAAAACAACAGCAACATATTTGATGGAATTCGTTATAAAACACTACAGAGCGCTGTCCATATGTTAAGTCACAATAAAGAGCAAAATCAATCCAGAAACATAAATCATTTTGTATGGCTCAAGGGCTGTTAACGTTAGCTTACTAGCATGTAACGTTACAGGACCCAGTCAACCATTGCCATCACACGAATAAAAACAGCTACGTTTTTGACAAGCACAAAACGACTGTTATTTTACTATACAGAAACGTAACGCTGCCGCCTCAAGCGTTAAAAAACATGACATGAATACAAAATTGTGTCGCCAATTCAATCCCTATAACGTTACGTGATGACTATCGACTGATGCTTGTCGACGCGGTTTTATATATAAAACGACGCAAAATAACGCAACCATCGATGCGCCCCAAGCTGTACGTTTTGTATATAATATTAGAAAAGGTCGCgactttaaattagtttgataAAATATACAAAACTGTGTTTACCCGTTCCACCCAAACGCGTACACCGTTAGTCCCAGTGTCCTGATTTAGCGCATGCGCAGTCAGAATTAACTGGATAGTAATGAACATAGTAAACCGGTGACGGGGGTTGCGGGATGTGGGTGTGTAATTACAGAACAAGATTTGTTCTTTTGTAAATCCCCTTTTGAAGATATATGAGACAGGGAGGAATTGGTTATGTTTATATCACCTTTAAAGAAATAATGGCTTGGCAGAAAACACTGCGAATATGAGAAAAAATTGAActactgccagtcaaaagtttttgaacagtaagatttttttgaaagtcttaagcaggcccggattggctaatcgggaggaccgggagaattcccggtgggccggtccgtttttttggccgcgagggccggtgtccctagctgcctgcactcacagcagtcgccaggggcggactgtccatcgggagaatttttggcccgctaccctccaatttttattattattaggctatttaatattgttgttgttgtttttgttgccggcctaatgtactaaagtggttatttcagaattagccattcaatagtaaaactctaataaatcataaatcggttagtcttgactggcacgcgtttcgtctcgcgcgcgctccgcgcatccgcgcgtccgccgtccgccaaaacgacgcgagactgaagtagaagtgcccaggtggagcagagagacaaatctgtcctgtttaggacctaaagcgcaggtttgttacatctgtaaacagactattgtagttttgtctttgtttacttaagtattgaactgctaacaaatgttaatctataaaaaatatcgttttaaaacaggtttagggagctacccttataaaaattaactgtggttttacaaaacatgtttactatagttatacaataattatacaatatacaatggttttgctacactatactttcaccatggtataaaattatgattatactaatgggaatcaatcctaaaaaaaacccaaaaaaacatggttactatgtttaccataggctcaataatatcatggttaattttccttagggccaaacatgacccatgataatgcaaaacatgtttagttttaagattttttaataaagatatattcaagatgtagctaatttttgttgttttaattttaacattacgacaataacacatggtcctaatgtagtggccctcttttttctgttgcccttttttctatcaaatgttttagtactaatcataaattatatataattttgaaagcttagaagctcaagaaccatcctggtggctgtctcctcccccttagcagcaatgtcaagtgtcattttacaaaatcacaactttttacaatcttgacaaaaacatgtctttaaaaaggtctcagtatttctgcaataatctgctgattgtcttctttaaaaaagaccaaccttagatctgtactgtataggtggttgtaaaggtcgagatgtgtttatgaaaaaagtgacacaagatacaagaaaatttgtttaaaaagtaaacacacatgagagacagagagattaaaagagattaaaaggcaaattggaagttcatgagatagcatttaattattttacccagttgatttcaacttttctttatgtgatgatgaaaaatattgttgtccagggtttcaaattttggtgtgggatggcctggataagtgtgagatttcccggcctgaaattttgtctcagtccgcccctggttaacgtcaagctaggagcagtgcaaaacaacgatgtctgcaaatcaccgttcatgtttatgtatcaaaccttttcttgtactgttgctcttcagcagcagcagcctctagtccagtttgctgctaagagtgaaaagccaggccccgtaacattaacaagcaccagtcatgagcccaacacactagaatgggcaggtaggacagtgcaatacttgttctattctttatttgtgtttaaggactgaacaattttgcacagaatatatattcagatattgcggaaaaggacattgtgatgtttaaaagaatagtgttagacatttaccctttaatgttctcatttatgaaaaatatttgaacttataaagcagctgtttacttgaaaaagacatgatagtgtcattagaaagtttaatacattttattttaatctttattttatacatatagcttaatatacatttgtatttatttgatattttttcatttcaaggtttggatatttatgagcactaattctaacagaaaatagatactgatactgttaaacattatattgtgttaactgttcaaataaatcttcactgtgaagcaacacttaggctactgtatttgcactgaattggaaatgacgtcattttaatatagtcagtcgtgaactaaagtgggccggtctaaggcttgaaactccagggctgaaaaggagtcccactccggccctggtcttaagcctgcatttatttgattcaaagtacagcaaaaacttactatttaaaataactgttataattgtaatatatt
Above is a genomic segment from Garra rufa chromosome 15, GarRuf1.0, whole genome shotgun sequence containing:
- the prrg1 gene encoding transmembrane gamma-carboxyglutamic acid protein 1, which translates into the protein MGAVFLPADTAHSVLRRLPRANFFLEEMKQGNIQRECREEICNYEEAREAFENDEKTRRFWEEYQRESSPRPGGLESIAGGVHSLYLILPLLLVLLLIAAVSITVWRCHSRKRSQQSPAIGRPQRDTTLSVVSMDQWGRDYHPDISPHSEISAHSSPAYPGADLTPGRGSRGDPPPSYEEAVGHTDIQIEAEPPPQYEDIISNHGNTVIISQGK